Proteins from a genomic interval of Myxococcales bacterium:
- the rplD gene encoding 50S ribosomal protein L4: MPKCDVLNMQNQKVDQVDLPDSVFNNEVKDHLFWEVVRQQTAMRRQGTVSTKTRGEVAYSGIKLYRQKGTGRARTGGRRSPTRVGGGTIFGPLPRDYSYRVPKKVRRAAVKSALSMKLAEGKLLVLDDLSMPEIKTRRFAELMNTLGVTSGLFVIEQKDEVVEKSARNIPRVKVLRVDGLNVYDLLHFEHLILTKGALAKIEGALAQ, encoded by the coding sequence AACATGCAGAATCAAAAGGTCGACCAGGTCGATCTGCCCGATAGCGTGTTCAACAACGAGGTAAAAGACCATCTCTTCTGGGAAGTGGTCCGCCAACAAACCGCTATGCGCCGCCAGGGAACGGTCAGCACCAAAACCCGTGGCGAAGTGGCCTATTCGGGAATCAAACTGTATCGCCAAAAGGGCACCGGCCGCGCGCGGACCGGCGGTCGGCGCAGCCCGACCCGGGTCGGCGGCGGCACCATCTTCGGCCCCCTGCCGCGCGATTACAGCTACCGGGTTCCGAAGAAGGTCCGGCGGGCGGCCGTGAAGAGCGCGCTGTCGATGAAACTGGCGGAAGGCAAGCTGCTGGTGCTCGACGATCTGTCGATGCCGGAAATCAAAACCCGCCGCTTCGCCGAGCTCATGAACACCCTGGGCGTGACGAGCGGTTTGTTCGTCATCGAACAAAAGGACGAGGTGGTCGAGAAGAGCGCGCGGAATATTCCGCGGGTCAAGGTGCTGCGGGTCGATGGCCTCAACGTCTACGACCTGCTCCACTTCGAACACCTCATTCTGACCAAGGGCGCCTTGGCGAAAATCGAAGGAGCGCTGGCGCAATGA